Below is a genomic region from Erigeron canadensis isolate Cc75 chromosome 7, C_canadensis_v1, whole genome shotgun sequence.
GTCTCATCTTCTTTTGACCATTTGATAGTATCATGTTTGACTATAGGGGGTGTTTTCATAAGGTGTTGCTCTAATTCTGCTCGAACTTCATCGGGAAATTTGGATAACTTTCTTGTCTCTTTATTCACCATTACCCAAGTACTAGAAGATAGCACaagaagtatatatgtattaaataccTCCATCAATACAAACTAAACAGTTCTACATTTGGTACGAGTAAGATTGTTTTATATACCTTGATGCTCGGATTAAAATCTCGCCTGTTTTCGAATCAGAAAATGTCCAATTACAACACAAACCAATTCTTCCAAGAGGCACTTTCCATGTATCGATTGTGACAACATCACccctataataaaaataagtttttcaTCATACCAAAGttcattaataaaaatgaaGTTGATTACGAAAGATGGATAcaagcaacatatatatatatatatatatatataataccgcGATAAGTATACCATATTGGATATCGATCGACAACCACTTGCATCTTTGCCGTCACCCAGAACAAATTCCTTCTAGCCATTTCCGGGGTTGTACCAAAGCCATCAAGAGAGATTCCAACTTCCTTTAAATGATTACATGATGTTTCCTATCAATGTAGCTTGAAATTGTGAGTTGAAAATTCATGCACATATATACCTACCTATACCTTATAATTTACAAAACAAGTTTGGGGCCGTTTGGTTCAAAAACTTTAAAGGAATTTAGAGgaatatagtttaaaattttctatctgttaatttcacaataaagattttttatttttgtcttttctttttatttttgcatcCTTATTTGAATAGTATAACCAAGACGTTTAAAAACAACATTCATAGATCTTGTTGTCAAAACGAACTGTGCATGACCCGTTGTACCCTTCCTAGTTGTCCAACGGGCTCAGATGCAAGAAAATCAAACAGCCTCCTAAACATACATATCTaccaatacatacatacatacatacatacatacatacatacatacatacatacatacatacatacctgCAGATGATTCATAATTGTTTCAATAGTAGGTGTTGCATCTGGCGTCACTTCATATGATTTAATATGAATTTTCTGCCGGAAAACAAAACCATCGTTAACCATTCTCCCTAAATAAATATCCGAATCTGTAGTTTGACGCTTTGTCTCGTTTTTTAGCACCATCAATATTGGTTTGAAAGAAGTACTTTTAGAAGCTGGAAGAAACATGCCACGGCTTCTAACTTTCAAATTAGTAAAAGAGGGGTGCACATTTATCACACGAGATGATGGGGCTCCGAGGCAAGTATATTTCATCATTTGGTAGGGCTCGGAATATGTTATGAAAGATGTAGTAGAAGTCATAAGGTTTCGAGTTGCTAAAAATGGATGTTATATTATGAACTTTTCAATAAATCCAATGAAACAATTTATAGATCACTTTATTCTCAATCACTGTCACATTCATATTACAACTTAGATATATAATTGGTACCGTGCCAAATCCTGGCTctcatctatctatctataatataactaaaagagagggTTAGAGGTatacttgacacccctaatcctccttctttagcctaatactttctccttattaatcccttattttttaaaaatttatttaataaaaaatgatcgatctttaataaaaaaatcttataaaaaatctttattattattattatatatatatatataccacctagAAAAAACTCATATATTCTCAACCCTTAGAAAAAATctatggcaaaaaaaaaaagttacgatCGACtatcaaaaaggtttttttatatactttgttcatatttaatcattattattattatttaacaatgaattcttatgttattgttattattattacttttaatttagtttacaaattatatactctacattttttgtttctctttttatttaaccaaagttgaaaaaaaagggtaaacttgaatcaatatttatatggagttaattttcatatgtttcttctttagttttcgtattgattaagttgtgatattggtcataaactttttgtttctctttttatttgaCTAAAGCTGAAAAAAatgggtaaactggaatcaatatttatatggagttaattttcatatgtttattctttagctttcgtattcattaagctgtgatattggtcatacactttttgtttcacaattattataagatttatatatttttttgagattactcatccaatggacgggtctgagcagtagtatatatatatatagacttaaATTACCctgaagttttttttatttatgagaaccttgataatatttaatttaggtattaaatgatatgtttttaaagttcatttacatgtgaaacgttacaaaaatttatgttatgcaagaaaaaaattttaatctttCAAAATAGCCTTGtgttgtgaatgaatttgtgtACGTTTCTGTTCACATTTGAACAaccgactatatatatatatatagggtaaggttTATGTGATAACtagtcatatatgtatataagtaaTTATAAGTATAACTTGATAGTTCAAATATGAACAAATATGTTTACAAATACCATTTATATATGAACaccaaatataatataaaagttttcatagttctttaaatttaaatggttctcacataaactttttcctatttttttattatactaaagcacagttgctctgATAACTTATCCACCAATCACAGCTCTcgattttttaatgttgacttttgttttcattttttactttaatttacacttttttgttttccatcacaaatttacaatttttacccaataatttagtataataaataaataataataactattgtatatccgatagaataatagttaatatttatccaatagaataataactaatatatatctaataactAGTTTTCAAGCCTGTCCATTGGACggatagtctcaaaatataaaaatcaaagtatgttaaataaaaactaaataaaattcaaatagataaagtaaaactttaaatgattcaaataagacaaaaagttgaaaatgtaataaactaatcCTTTGAGGAATACCTATCACACATATCAAAATCATattcatcatcaaaataatcGCCATCAAACATAGTTTCATCTTCTGATTCATCTGAATAGTTCCATTTATCTTCATCATTGGATTCATCGCTATTTTCACTAAAGATCCTAAACCATGTGTAATTAGTAATTGCCTTCATCCCCCATTACCAAAGATCAAAACCACATATCATTACCTTGATCACCCATTATAAAAGATCCAAACTTTATTACTTTCTCATATGAAAGttcaaatctttttaactaatttcatccatatgaccaatatcacaatttaatcaatacaaaaactACTTATACACGCATATGTAAAGTATAGATAtactatttaaatataaaatcatacAGTGTAATTACCAGATTTGAAGCTCTAAAAGTAGTACTTAAATCTAAATCAATCCCAAAGTTCGATGCCAATTTTTCACAAAACCTAACAGAGGAATAAATCAAATTTATGCTAAAACtgaatttgaaaagaaacaCTCATGAAAATTGGATGAAAGTTGTTTGGAATGcattaagaataaataaaacttaCAGATTAAAGAACGAAACATATGAATATTAACTTCGTATCAACATCGATTTTAGTTAacccctttttttcaacttcttttctATTGACAAATTCGTTACTTTTGTTTATTAACttgtaataattagttaaataaagaTGAACTAACGTAGTCTTATTTTTTGtagttgaagaagaagccataataaacctataatggacaacaaactaaattaaaagagataaattataataattacataagaattcaatgtcaaataataatgattaaacttgaacaaaatatattaaagaaaaccCTTTTTGTTTGTTCAGTACgccgacttttttttttttttttgttgagaattcTTGAGGTAggagaagtttttttttttgttgttgttaagaaTTGGTGAGGGTTTTTTcctaggttgtatatatataatagggtaaattacacaaatgGTACATGAGTAGGTGTCGAAATTTCACTTTTCGTACCTCAAAGAATTTAATTACGCGAGTCATACCCAGAGTTGTCAAATTTGCACGCTCACTATACCTCCGCCTAACGGATCGTTAAAATTGGTCATGTGCCTAACATGTGAATGTGTAAATGACTGTTTTACCCCCATCTGGCCCCCAATCTTCTTCCACGCTTTTTCCGGATTATTAATAAACCCTAGCTATGTATATCAGCAACCGGAATCACCACCATAACCACTATTAGCCACCAACATCAACACCATAGCCGTCGTTAGCCACCTACGCTTCTCTATAGCCGCCATCAGCCACCGACATCACCACCATAACCGTCATTATCACCAGATAACAAAAACATCACATGTATCTCCACTTTCAGTATCAAAACCTTTGTATTAATCTATCTCTACCTCTATCTATATACAAatccatcatcatcaacaacaataaacttAATTTGCAGGTAAATTTGGAAGGAAAATAAAGAGTACCGCCGCCATTGTTGATGATATTTCCATGACCATTTGCAGGTGGCTTCATGGCCATCTCGTACTGCCGCCATCGTTGGCCTTCAATCAGTGTAAAAGCATGAGTGGGTTACCCCACCAAGGTATTcgagatatgtatatatgtgtatttgtaATCGAGATACGGCGAAGGTAATTAATTACATAAGGATCTGATCTGTTTGAGATCTGAAACTTGAAACCATCTTCTGGAATATCTTACACGATTAAACTTTATTGTCATAATCACCACATTTTGGAATATCTTACATTTTGGATTAATCGTTGGATTAAACTTTATTGCCATAATTATTAGTTTTGGCACCACCACCAAAAAGAAAGTTAGGTAGATGAAATATATGGGGTCATGGGGATTGTTTCctgtaa
It encodes:
- the LOC122608756 gene encoding acyl-[acyl-carrier-protein] hydrolase FATB2, chloroplastic-like encodes the protein MVLKNETKRQTTDSDIYLGRMVNDGFVFRQKIHIKSYEVTPDATPTIETIMNHLQETSCNHLKEVGISLDGFGTTPEMARRNLFWVTAKMQVVVDRYPIWGDVVTIDTWKVPLGRIGLCCNWTFSDSKTGEILIRASSTWVMVNKETRKLSKFPDEVRAELEQHLMKTPPIVKHDTIKWSKEDETSASHVPIKTTWWDLDINQHVNNVKHSGWIIESVPKSIIQNYELASMALEYCHECKEDCVIRSHTSVNVADAIGNSFVCDHLLQLETPTGCDEISKGRTKWRRKIGKVSRYHNGGLSPNGNGGV